Proteins from one Campylobacter concisus genomic window:
- a CDS encoding 7-carboxy-7-deazaguanine synthase QueE, whose protein sequence is MSKELELVEAFLSIQGEGAYQGRLAIFLRFLGCNLNCSGFGVQTKSLKTGESLLGCDSIRAVFKGHFNYKICDVDEILGIVDNLCKGLMQKPIIVLTGGEPLIWHENENFINLVKKLLEDYEVHFETNGTILINFAKYEIYKKCHFALGVKLVNSGVSEQKRINLDAILAIKNNARSSFLKFVLSHFDKSELDEIINIKNQADLPVWCMAIGANKAELNENALKTAEFAIKHGFNYSERIHIRLWSDKEGV, encoded by the coding sequence ATGAGCAAAGAGCTAGAGCTAGTTGAGGCGTTTTTAAGCATCCAAGGCGAGGGAGCTTACCAAGGTAGACTCGCTATATTTTTACGCTTTTTAGGTTGCAACTTAAACTGCTCTGGCTTTGGCGTGCAAACAAAGTCTTTAAAAACTGGTGAAAGCCTACTAGGATGCGATAGTATAAGGGCTGTTTTTAAAGGGCATTTTAATTATAAAATTTGCGATGTAGATGAAATTTTAGGCATAGTTGATAACCTATGTAAAGGCTTAATGCAAAAACCGATCATCGTTTTAACCGGTGGCGAGCCGCTCATCTGGCATGAAAATGAAAATTTTATAAATTTGGTAAAGAAATTGCTTGAAGATTATGAAGTGCATTTTGAGACGAATGGCACTATCTTAATTAATTTTGCTAAATATGAAATTTATAAAAAATGCCACTTTGCACTTGGTGTAAAGCTAGTAAATAGCGGAGTTAGCGAGCAAAAACGCATAAATTTAGACGCTATTTTAGCTATTAAAAATAATGCAAGAAGTAGCTTTTTAAAATTTGTCCTCTCGCACTTTGACAAAAGTGAGTTGGACGAGATTATAAATATAAAAAATCAAGCTGATTTGCCAGTTTGGTGTATGGCAATAGGGGCGAATAAAGCTGAGCTAAACGAAAATGCTTTAAAAACAGCAGAATTTGCCATAAAGCATGGATTTAACTACTCAGAGCGTATTCACATCAGGCTTTGGAGCGATAAAGAAGGTGTTTGA
- a CDS encoding YraN family protein — MGLKEYLFGKSSEDRACEFLQKLGFIILERNFHSKFGEIDIIALSSDKILHFIEVKATSGEYEAEYRLNKAKYIKILKTINFYMMKNEPNRDFQVDLLVIKNKNLELIENISL; from the coding sequence TTGGGGTTAAAAGAGTATCTCTTTGGCAAAAGCTCAGAAGATAGGGCGTGTGAATTTTTACAAAAGCTTGGTTTTATAATTTTAGAGAGAAATTTTCACTCTAAATTTGGTGAGATCGACATTATTGCACTAAGTAGTGATAAAATTTTACACTTTATAGAGGTAAAAGCAACTAGTGGAGAATACGAGGCAGAATACCGACTAAATAAGGCAAAATATATAAAAATTTTAAAAACTATAAATTTTTATATGATGAAAAATGAGCCAAATAGAGATTTTCAAGTCGATTTACTCGTCATAAAAAATAAAAATTTAGAACTGATAGAAAATATTAGTTTATAA
- the trxA gene encoding thioredoxin, with amino-acid sequence MGKYIELTKENFDVTKEGVALVDFWAPWCGPCRMLAPVIEELAEDFDGKAKICKVNTDEVQDLAVEFGIRSIPTLLFFKNGELVEQMVGAQSKQALTDKLNSLL; translated from the coding sequence ATGGGAAAATACATCGAACTTACAAAAGAAAATTTTGATGTTACAAAAGAGGGCGTTGCTTTAGTAGACTTTTGGGCTCCATGGTGCGGACCTTGCCGTATGCTAGCTCCAGTGATCGAAGAACTTGCTGAAGACTTTGACGGTAAAGCAAAAATTTGCAAGGTAAATACTGACGAAGTACAAGATCTTGCAGTTGAATTTGGCATCAGATCGATCCCAACATTGCTATTTTTTAAAAATGGCGAGCTAGTTGAGCAAATGGTCGGTGCACAGTCAAAACAAGCCTTAACTGACAAACTAAATTCGCTTCTTTAA
- the rpmE gene encoding 50S ribosomal protein L31, translating into MKKDIHPEYVDCTVTCACGNTFKTKSNKSEIRIDICDKCHPFFTGSEKIVDSAGRVEKFKKKYAQK; encoded by the coding sequence ATGAAAAAAGATATCCATCCAGAATACGTAGATTGCACTGTAACTTGTGCTTGCGGAAACACTTTTAAAACAAAGTCAAACAAAAGCGAGATCAGAATTGACATTTGTGACAAGTGCCACCCATTTTTCACAGGCAGCGAAAAGATAGTTGACAGTGCTGGCCGTGTTGAGAAATTTAAGAAAAAATACGCTCAAAAATAA
- a CDS encoding NAD(P)/FAD-dependent oxidoreductase, producing MLDLAIIGGGPAGLSAGLYATRGGLKNVVMFEKGEPGGQITSSSEIENYPGQKAPGESGFDFMSTWWKQCSAFGLVHKWANVVGVRKNSDGSFEILLEGGKSEQAKAVIVATGSTPRRAGFKGEDEFFGKGVSTCATCDGFFYKNKEVAVLGGGDTAVEEALYLANICSKVYLIHRRDEFRAAPTTVEKARKNEKIEFITSATIKEALGDKMGLTKIVLDTKNGERVLDVPGIFTFVGLNVNNEILKDENGKFICEMVDGGQVKTNLKMQTSLKGLFVAGDIREDAPKQVIVAAGDGAVAALSAMSYIESLH from the coding sequence ATGCTTGATTTAGCGATCATCGGAGGCGGTCCAGCAGGACTAAGCGCCGGACTTTACGCCACTAGAGGCGGACTAAAAAATGTTGTAATGTTTGAAAAAGGCGAGCCTGGCGGTCAGATCACCTCTAGCTCAGAGATAGAAAACTACCCAGGTCAAAAAGCCCCTGGCGAGAGCGGCTTTGACTTTATGAGCACTTGGTGGAAGCAGTGCAGCGCATTTGGGCTAGTTCATAAATGGGCAAACGTTGTTGGCGTTAGAAAAAATAGCGACGGCAGCTTTGAAATTTTACTTGAAGGCGGCAAGAGCGAGCAGGCAAAGGCTGTCATCGTAGCAACTGGCTCAACTCCAAGACGTGCTGGCTTTAAGGGTGAAGATGAGTTCTTTGGCAAAGGCGTTAGCACATGCGCGACATGCGATGGTTTTTTTTACAAAAACAAAGAGGTAGCTGTTCTTGGCGGTGGCGACACAGCCGTTGAAGAGGCACTTTATCTAGCAAATATCTGCTCAAAAGTCTATCTAATCCATAGACGTGACGAGTTTAGAGCAGCGCCAACCACAGTTGAAAAAGCTAGAAAAAATGAGAAGATCGAGTTCATAACAAGTGCGACGATAAAAGAGGCGCTTGGCGATAAAATGGGACTAACGAAGATCGTGCTTGATACCAAAAATGGTGAGCGCGTGCTTGATGTGCCAGGAATTTTTACCTTTGTGGGACTAAATGTAAATAACGAAATTTTAAAAGATGAAAATGGCAAATTTATCTGCGAGATGGTTGATGGTGGACAGGTTAAGACAAACCTTAAGATGCAAACTAGTCTAAAAGGGCTCTTTGTAGCAGGCGACATCAGAGAGGACGCTCCAAAGCAAGTCATCGTAGCAGCAGGTGATGGCGCAGTGGCTGCACTAAGCGCTATGAGTTATATAGAAAGCTTACATTAA
- the moaA gene encoding GTP 3',8-cyclase MoaA: MLIDKYGRVVDYLRISVTQRCNFRCRYCMPTTPFSWTPRENLLTFEELFLFVKVAIDEGIKKIRITGGEPLVRKDLDVFIKMISDYNPDIDLALTTNGYMLSHFAKRLKDAGLKRINMSLDTLNEQKAKFIAQKSVLHEVLAGFEAAHDAGLKVKINTVALKGVNDDELINLLEFAKFRDSQIRFIEYMENSHAKDDLKGLSSDEILKIISQKYNVTKDGKLPNAPASIYRLDDGYKFGIIDPHKHDFCESCNRIRLSAEGLLIPCLYFEEALSIKKAVEKGDIVAASEILRQVLANKPKENKWAIGASNETSSRAFYQTGG, encoded by the coding sequence ATGCTAATCGATAAATATGGTCGGGTTGTTGATTATTTAAGGATTTCTGTAACTCAGCGTTGCAACTTTAGGTGTAGGTATTGCATGCCTACAACGCCATTTAGCTGGACGCCAAGAGAGAATTTATTAACTTTTGAAGAGTTATTTTTATTTGTAAAAGTGGCTATCGATGAAGGTATAAAAAAGATAAGAATCACTGGTGGCGAACCGCTTGTACGTAAGGATTTAGACGTTTTTATAAAGATGATAAGTGATTATAATCCAGACATTGATCTAGCGCTTACTACAAATGGTTATATGCTTTCACATTTTGCCAAAAGGCTAAAAGACGCTGGACTAAAGCGCATAAATATGTCGCTTGATACGCTAAATGAGCAAAAGGCTAAATTTATCGCACAAAAAAGTGTCTTGCACGAAGTTTTAGCTGGCTTTGAAGCAGCTCATGATGCTGGATTAAAGGTAAAAATCAACACTGTCGCACTAAAAGGTGTAAATGATGATGAGCTTATAAATTTGCTAGAGTTTGCTAAATTTAGAGATTCTCAGATCAGATTTATTGAGTATATGGAAAATTCACACGCTAAAGATGATCTAAAAGGGCTAAGTAGCGATGAAATTTTAAAAATTATCTCACAAAAATATAATGTTACAAAAGATGGAAAACTACCAAATGCGCCTGCGTCTATTTATAGACTTGATGATGGTTATAAATTTGGTATCATAGATCCACACAAGCACGACTTTTGCGAGAGTTGCAACCGTATCAGGCTAAGTGCTGAAGGACTTTTGATACCTTGCCTTTACTTTGAAGAAGCACTAAGTATCAAAAAAGCAGTTGAAAAAGGTGATATCGTAGCTGCAAGTGAAATTTTAAGGCAAGTACTAGCAAACAAACCAAAAGAGAACAAATGGGCGATAGGTGCTAGCAATGAAACCTCTTCGCGTGCCTTTTATCAAACTGGTGGTTGA
- a CDS encoding phosphatidylglycerophosphate synthase: MNELENLKEIGIKEISRKTHIEPTFLQYIFDKNFEKLSRLNIRGYAKILQREYNVDLSELLAEYDAFMQENTPDESHKTKVTPKISSYTPKDITIQKQSGSGGAGFLFWLIILAIIAGGAYHFDAYKYIENFLSFLNDENKSVSYSQSSIVNEVKKNIIDTNITISQNSPKIEANASNLKISAPVEQNVTTSPANMEQNAVKPSMAAQPAPKIEQNITKPLNEAVITPKQRVWIGIINLENGQKVSNDTSKSININLDQRQLVVCGNGNIELKIGDKVTKYNPSRPARFLVENGEMKFVSYDEFVELNKGKSW; the protein is encoded by the coding sequence ATGAATGAATTAGAGAATTTAAAAGAGATAGGCATAAAGGAAATTTCACGTAAAACGCATATTGAGCCTACATTTTTACAATATATTTTTGATAAAAATTTTGAAAAATTATCACGTTTAAACATTAGAGGTTATGCCAAAATTTTACAACGTGAATATAATGTTGATTTGAGCGAGTTGCTCGCTGAATATGATGCCTTTATGCAAGAAAATACTCCAGATGAGAGTCACAAAACTAAAGTTACTCCAAAAATTTCTTCTTACACTCCAAAAGATATTACCATACAAAAACAAAGCGGTAGTGGCGGTGCTGGATTTTTATTTTGGCTCATCATTTTAGCTATTATCGCTGGTGGGGCATATCATTTTGATGCTTACAAATATATCGAGAATTTTTTATCGTTTTTAAATGATGAGAATAAAAGCGTCAGCTATTCGCAGTCAAGCATAGTAAATGAGGTGAAGAAAAATATCATCGATACAAATATCACCATCTCTCAAAATAGCCCTAAAATAGAGGCAAACGCATCAAACTTGAAAATTTCAGCTCCAGTTGAGCAAAATGTGACAACAAGTCCTGCAAACATGGAGCAAAATGCTGTAAAGCCAAGCATGGCAGCTCAGCCAGCTCCTAAGATAGAGCAAAACATTACAAAGCCACTAAATGAGGCGGTCATTACACCAAAACAACGCGTCTGGATAGGCATCATTAATCTTGAAAATGGTCAAAAAGTATCAAACGACACAAGTAAAAGCATAAATATAAATTTAGACCAAAGACAGCTCGTAGTTTGTGGAAATGGCAACATTGAGCTAAAGATCGGCGATAAGGTAACAAAATATAATCCAAGTCGTCCAGCTAGATTTTTAGTGGAAAATGGAGAGATGAAATTTGTGAGCTATGATGAGTTTGTAGAACTTAACAAGGGTAAATCTTGGTAA
- the rlmB gene encoding 23S rRNA (guanosine(2251)-2'-O)-methyltransferase RlmB: MIIYGKQLFLHILNKRPQILEEIYLSKECDKKLFSKICGTGKKIIRVDNQKAQSLARGGNHQGFLANVSEFEFSDIAELKKLNFIAILYGISDVGNIGAIARSAYALGCEGLVIVAKSINMQGVLRSSSGAAYEIPIAIFEDGLSLLNELKQFGFKIYATASNGKNVKEMKFAGKRALVMGSEGEGIPQKALAKCDECIGIKLKEGWDSLNVSAAFAIICDRMIDE, encoded by the coding sequence ATGATAATATACGGAAAACAACTATTTTTACATATTTTGAACAAGCGACCGCAGATATTAGAAGAGATATATCTATCAAAAGAGTGTGACAAAAAACTCTTCTCTAAAATTTGTGGCACAGGCAAAAAAATTATTCGCGTGGATAATCAAAAAGCGCAGTCTTTAGCTCGCGGCGGAAACCATCAAGGTTTTTTAGCAAATGTTAGTGAGTTTGAATTTTCAGACATTGCTGAGCTTAAAAAGCTAAATTTTATCGCCATTCTTTACGGCATAAGTGACGTTGGCAATATCGGTGCTATCGCTAGAAGTGCTTATGCTCTAGGCTGCGAAGGTCTTGTAATAGTAGCAAAAAGTATAAATATGCAAGGCGTTTTAAGATCAAGTAGTGGTGCTGCTTATGAGATACCAATAGCGATTTTTGAAGACGGGCTTAGTTTGTTAAATGAACTAAAGCAATTTGGTTTTAAAATTTATGCAACAGCAAGTAATGGCAAAAACGTAAAAGAGATGAAGTTTGCCGGTAAAAGAGCTTTAGTGATGGGCTCAGAGGGCGAAGGCATACCGCAAAAGGCTCTAGCAAAGTGCGATGAGTGTATTGGTATAAAGTTAAAAGAGGGCTGGGACTCCTTAAATGTAAGTGCAGCTTTTGCAATAATTTGTGACAGGATGATAGATGAATGA
- a CDS encoding 16S rRNA (uracil(1498)-N(3))-methyltransferase — protein MKFLYDKNAGNESLKIVNEAFLHLKARRMQAGERISVRNLRDFKEYIYEINEIDRRSASLSLVFASSNGEQKFDFTIAWAIVDPKTIEKTLPFLNELGVGKIAFVYTKFSQANFKIDIERLNYINALSCEQCGRTSLMEFEIYKNLDELMSIYKNVSAINFGGKSLNEKKDDELLIIGPEGGFSEEEMAKFKNSYCLNTKNILKSQTAVISVAAKFLA, from the coding sequence ATGAAATTTTTATATGATAAAAATGCAGGTAATGAAAGCTTAAAGATAGTAAATGAAGCTTTTTTGCACCTAAAAGCTAGAAGAATGCAAGCTGGTGAGCGAATAAGTGTTAGAAATTTACGAGATTTTAAAGAGTATATTTATGAAATTAATGAGATTGATAGGCGAAGTGCGAGCTTAAGTCTTGTCTTTGCCAGCTCAAATGGCGAGCAAAAATTCGACTTTACGATCGCTTGGGCTATCGTCGATCCAAAGACGATAGAAAAGACATTGCCATTTTTAAATGAACTTGGCGTTGGTAAAATAGCTTTTGTCTATACTAAATTTTCTCAAGCAAATTTTAAGATAGATATTGAAAGGCTAAACTATATAAATGCACTTTCATGCGAGCAGTGTGGACGAACTTCACTAATGGAGTTTGAAATTTATAAAAATTTAGACGAACTAATGAGTATTTATAAAAATGTCTCAGCTATAAATTTTGGTGGCAAAAGCTTAAATGAAAAAAAAGATGACGAGCTTTTAATAATCGGCCCAGAGGGTGGGTTTAGCGAGGAAGAGATGGCTAAGTTTAAAAATAGCTACTGCCTAAATACTAAAAATATCTTAAAATCACAGACTGCGGTTATCTCAGTAGCGGCAAAATTCCTAGCTTAA
- the rsmI gene encoding 16S rRNA (cytidine(1402)-2'-O)-methyltransferase, giving the protein MLYFIPTPIGNLEDISLRAIRILRECEIAICEDTRVCKSLVNLLNERFDASINISKFISLHTHNEDDFFTNLSDDFFSKNVAYMSDAGMPGISDPGVSLVRYAQKNNIEYEILSGANAALLSVAASGLCDKEFVFLGFLPNTGRDRSLAIQNALNLAYPAVIYESPKRILSLVQSIANLEPEREIFAIKEATKKFETKFKDRAKNLVQILEKANLSGEWAVVISKSDKTATQNITKDEILSLDLAPKVKAKLLNKITGEDVKKIYDELIKA; this is encoded by the coding sequence TTGCTCTACTTTATTCCTACTCCAATAGGAAATTTAGAAGATATCTCGCTTCGTGCGATTAGAATTTTGCGTGAATGCGAGATAGCCATCTGCGAAGATACAAGAGTTTGCAAAAGCCTTGTAAATCTGCTAAACGAACGCTTTGACGCAAGTATAAATATCTCAAAATTTATTTCACTTCACACTCATAATGAAGATGACTTTTTCACAAATTTAAGTGATGATTTTTTTAGTAAAAATGTAGCCTACATGAGCGATGCTGGTATGCCAGGTATCAGCGATCCTGGAGTAAGTCTAGTAAGATACGCTCAAAAAAATAACATTGAATATGAAATTTTAAGTGGAGCAAATGCTGCACTTTTAAGTGTAGCTGCAAGCGGACTTTGCGATAAGGAATTTGTATTTTTAGGATTTTTGCCAAATACTGGCAGAGATAGGTCTTTGGCTATACAAAATGCTTTAAATTTAGCCTATCCAGCCGTGATCTATGAAAGCCCAAAACGTATATTAAGCTTGGTGCAAAGCATCGCAAATTTAGAACCTGAGAGAGAAATTTTTGCTATAAAAGAGGCCACCAAAAAATTTGAGACTAAATTTAAGGATAGAGCCAAAAATTTAGTCCAAATTTTAGAAAAAGCAAATTTAAGTGGAGAGTGGGCAGTCGTCATCTCAAAAAGTGACAAAACAGCCACTCAAAATATCACAAAAGATGAGATACTTTCGCTTGATCTTGCTCCAAAAGTAAAAGCAAAATTGCTTAATAAAATAACTGGAGAAGATGTAAAAAAGATATATGATGAGCTTATAAAAGCTTAA
- a CDS encoding homoserine dehydrogenase has protein sequence MNVAILGVGTVGESVVKILLKNKKLIAARSGEEIVPVIGVVRNLNKKRDAGIPLTDDINSIINRDDIDVFVELMGGVEEPFRVVSEILKRKKAVVTANKALLAYHRYALQNLAKNIPFGFEASVAGGIPIIRALREGLSANHIVSINGILNGTSNFILTSMMDEGSNFKDVLKKAQELGYAEADPTFDVGGFDTAHKLLILASIAYGVHGDPEDILIEGIQNITPEDIFFAKDFEYSIKLLAIAKKSEGKIELRVHPALVPQNKMIAKASGVTNAISVVGEVVGETMYYGPGAGGDATASAVISDLIDIARDSKSPMLGYKAPFELNTLELLDRDRIKTKYYFRLKVEDKMGVLAKITNLMSENNLSIDSILQKPKDESEFAVLFFTTHTSLEADVRRTIEILKEQEYIKEEPFMMRIEE, from the coding sequence ATGAATGTAGCGATATTAGGTGTTGGAACAGTTGGCGAGTCAGTTGTTAAAATTTTACTAAAAAATAAAAAGCTAATCGCAGCAAGAAGTGGCGAGGAGATAGTACCAGTCATCGGAGTGGTTAGAAATTTAAATAAAAAAAGAGATGCTGGCATCCCTTTGACTGACGATATAAATAGCATTATAAACCGCGATGATATTGACGTTTTTGTCGAACTTATGGGTGGTGTGGAAGAGCCTTTTAGGGTTGTGAGTGAAATTTTAAAGCGAAAAAAAGCAGTCGTGACCGCAAACAAAGCACTTCTGGCCTATCACAGATATGCTTTGCAAAATTTAGCCAAAAATATACCATTTGGCTTTGAAGCAAGCGTGGCTGGGGGCATACCGATCATTAGAGCATTAAGAGAAGGCTTAAGCGCAAATCATATCGTTAGTATAAATGGCATACTAAACGGAACTAGTAACTTTATCCTAACCTCGATGATGGACGAGGGCTCAAATTTTAAAGACGTACTTAAAAAGGCGCAAGAGCTTGGATACGCTGAGGCTGATCCTACTTTTGATGTGGGTGGCTTTGATACGGCTCATAAGCTTCTTATACTGGCAAGCATCGCATACGGTGTGCACGGCGATCCAGAGGATATCTTGATAGAAGGTATTCAAAATATTACACCTGAAGATATATTTTTTGCAAAAGATTTCGAATACTCAATAAAACTTCTAGCAATTGCCAAAAAAAGCGAGGGTAAAATCGAACTACGTGTACATCCAGCACTTGTACCGCAAAATAAAATGATAGCAAAGGCAAGTGGCGTAACAAATGCGATCAGTGTCGTTGGCGAGGTCGTTGGCGAGACGATGTACTATGGACCTGGAGCTGGTGGCGATGCAACGGCAAGCGCGGTGATCAGCGATCTTATCGACATCGCAAGAGATAGCAAATCGCCGATGCTTGGATATAAAGCGCCGTTTGAATTAAATACGCTTGAGCTACTTGACCGCGATAGGATAAAGACGAAGTACTACTTTAGGTTAAAAGTCGAAGACAAAATGGGCGTGCTAGCAAAGATTACAAATTTAATGAGCGAAAATAACTTATCGATTGATAGCATACTTCAAAAACCAAAAGATGAGAGCGAATTTGCGGTATTGTTTTTTACGACACATACGAGTCTTGAGGCTGATGTAAGAAGGACAATTGAAATTTTAAAAGAGCAAGAGTATATAAAAGAAGAGCCATTTATGATGAGGATCGAGGAGTAG
- a CDS encoding LL-diaminopimelate aminotransferase, with protein MFDEIRFNTIERLPNYVFAEVNAIKMAARRAGEDIIDFSMGNPEGRTPQHIVDKLCESAQKDKTHGYSASAGIYKLRLAICNWYKRKYGVNLDPDTEAVATMGSKEGFVHLAQAVINPGDVAIVPDPAYPIHTQAFLFAGGSVAKMPLHYNDKFELDENKFFENLIQTIHASSPKPKYVVVNFPHNPTTVTVQKSFYERLVSIAKQERFYVISDIAYADLTFDGYKTPSIFEVDGAKDVAVECYTLSKSYNMAGWRVGFMCGNKRLCAALKKIKSWVDYGMFTPIQVAATVALDGDQSCVEEIRQIYEKRRDVMIEAFAQAGWELKKPSSSMFIWAKLPPKVSHLGSLEFSKQLLTKASVAVSPGIGFGEGGNDYVRLALIENENRIRQAARNIKKYLKEFE; from the coding sequence GTGTTTGATGAGATAAGATTTAATACAATTGAGCGTTTGCCAAACTACGTTTTTGCCGAAGTAAATGCAATAAAAATGGCAGCACGAAGAGCTGGAGAGGACATCATCGACTTTTCTATGGGTAATCCTGAGGGCAGAACGCCACAGCACATTGTCGATAAACTATGCGAAAGTGCGCAAAAGGACAAGACTCACGGCTACTCAGCCAGTGCTGGAATTTATAAGCTTCGTCTTGCCATTTGCAACTGGTATAAGCGCAAATACGGCGTAAATTTAGATCCAGACACTGAAGCGGTCGCCACGATGGGTAGTAAAGAGGGCTTTGTTCACTTAGCTCAAGCTGTGATAAACCCAGGCGATGTGGCTATCGTGCCTGATCCTGCCTATCCGATACACACGCAAGCGTTTTTATTTGCTGGTGGAAGTGTCGCAAAGATGCCACTTCACTATAATGATAAATTTGAGCTAGATGAGAATAAATTTTTTGAAAATTTGATCCAAACGATACATGCAAGCTCGCCAAAACCAAAATATGTAGTCGTAAATTTTCCTCACAATCCAACGACTGTGACTGTGCAAAAGAGCTTTTACGAGCGCCTTGTAAGCATCGCAAAACAAGAGAGATTTTACGTTATCTCTGACATCGCCTACGCTGATCTTACGTTTGATGGCTACAAAACGCCAAGTATCTTTGAAGTAGATGGCGCAAAAGATGTCGCAGTCGAGTGCTACACTCTTTCAAAAAGCTACAATATGGCTGGCTGGAGAGTTGGCTTTATGTGTGGAAATAAAAGACTTTGCGCAGCACTTAAAAAGATAAAATCATGGGTTGATTACGGCATGTTTACGCCGATACAGGTGGCTGCCACAGTTGCACTTGATGGCGATCAAAGCTGCGTTGAAGAGATACGCCAAATTTATGAAAAAAGAAGAGATGTGATGATAGAGGCCTTTGCTCAGGCTGGTTGGGAGCTTAAAAAACCAAGCTCTAGTATGTTTATCTGGGCGAAACTACCACCAAAAGTTAGCCATTTAGGCAGTCTTGAGTTTTCAAAGCAGCTTCTTACAAAGGCATCAGTCGCAGTTAGCCCTGGTATCGGTTTTGGCGAGGGCGGAAACGACTATGTGCGTCTAGCTCTTATCGAAAACGAAAATAGAATAAGACAAGCAGCAAGAAATATAAAAAAATATTTGAAAGAATTTGAATGA
- a CDS encoding 6-pyruvoyl trahydropterin synthase family protein, translating to MIIRKLFRFENAHIVRFCSSKRCRTSIHGHSYVAEILLSSNFLDNAGMVYDFGLMKQNIKTIVDSFDHATTIFSDDNDEYKNDLKKHSARWIEIPLNPSAEQFCRIFFVMIERLLELSVMNNGEREVKLHSIIVHETDTGYAQCFKEDAVNAQMGEIKLDEIKFSDAIIEEWEDKNLFEKMKNRLKIEIPKDV from the coding sequence ATGATTATTAGAAAGCTTTTTAGATTTGAAAATGCACATATTGTGAGATTTTGTAGCTCAAAGCGTTGTAGAACTAGCATCCACGGACACAGCTATGTGGCTGAAATTTTACTTAGCTCAAATTTTCTTGATAATGCCGGCATGGTTTATGATTTTGGTTTAATGAAGCAAAACATAAAAACGATCGTCGATAGTTTTGATCATGCTACGACAATATTTTCAGACGATAATGACGAGTATAAAAATGATCTAAAAAAGCACTCGGCAAGATGGATCGAGATCCCGCTAAATCCAAGTGCAGAGCAGTTTTGCCGTATATTTTTTGTTATGATAGAGCGACTACTTGAGCTTAGCGTGATGAACAACGGTGAGCGTGAAGTGAAGCTTCATAGCATTATCGTGCATGAGACTGATACTGGCTATGCACAGTGCTTTAAAGAGGATGCCGTAAATGCGCAAATGGGCGAGATAAAGCTAGATGAGATCAAATTTTCAGACGCTATCATAGAAGAGTGGGAAGATAAAAATTTATTCGAGAAGATGAAAAATAGGTTAAAAATAGAAATTCCAAAGGATGTTTGA